A stretch of the Serratia marcescens genome encodes the following:
- a CDS encoding ShlB/FhaC/HecB family hemolysin secretion/activation protein: protein MIKKITALTLLVSTALSAETLPDSHMMRDMSMGESRRALQDSTREVNQLIEQRRYQQLKQQRLLAEPEPAAPALPQSAQCLPIAGVYLQGVTLLSPADLSVLSALPEQCISSNDINRLTRELTRLYVQKGYITARVQIVRPNSQGELGLSVTEGFIEKIEGGDRWVNSRLLFPGLEGKPLKLTELDQGLDQANRLQSNTTKLDILPGRQVGGSVIRLRNQHAKPWLITVGTDNYGQKSTGQWLARATATLDSPFGLSDFVSLNANSTLENPAHRYNRAYTLLYSLPYGAFTFSGFASFSSYENHQQLPHNMVKLHGQTQQYGLRSDYVFYRDHDQIDSLSGQLTYKRIDNYFESVRLEVSSPTLTLAELSASHLQILPNGVFSANLSVEQGLPWLGAGRHPSSVHLDSQFTKGKLFANLSQRLQLGDATYQLNNLFYGQYSRDPLPGVEWLSLTDRSAVRGFSRSTQSGDNGWYLQNTLSRSFNLGATTLTPRLGADVGRILPRQDSSGWRSSAGLSSGATLRYRQTLVDLEVSRGWILSNHATPEDPVQVLARFSYTF, encoded by the coding sequence ATGATAAAAAAAATCACCGCCTTGACGCTGCTGGTCAGCACGGCCCTTTCCGCCGAAACTCTGCCGGACTCTCACATGATGCGGGATATGTCGATGGGGGAGTCGCGCCGCGCGCTGCAAGACAGCACGCGTGAAGTCAACCAGTTGATTGAGCAACGCCGCTATCAGCAGCTGAAGCAGCAACGCTTGCTGGCGGAACCGGAACCGGCCGCGCCCGCCCTGCCGCAGTCCGCGCAGTGCCTGCCTATCGCCGGCGTTTATCTGCAGGGCGTTACCCTGCTCTCGCCGGCCGATTTATCCGTCCTGAGCGCGCTGCCGGAACAATGCATCAGCAGCAACGATATCAATCGCCTGACCCGTGAATTAACGCGCCTTTATGTGCAAAAAGGCTATATCACCGCGCGCGTGCAAATTGTTCGCCCTAATTCACAGGGAGAATTGGGGTTAAGCGTCACCGAAGGATTCATCGAAAAAATAGAAGGCGGCGATCGCTGGGTCAACAGCCGTTTATTATTTCCGGGGCTGGAAGGCAAACCGTTGAAATTAACCGAACTCGACCAGGGATTGGATCAGGCCAACCGTTTGCAATCGAACACCACCAAGCTGGATATATTGCCCGGCCGCCAGGTTGGCGGTTCGGTCATTCGTTTGCGCAATCAGCATGCCAAGCCCTGGCTGATTACCGTCGGCACGGATAATTACGGCCAAAAAAGCACCGGCCAGTGGCTGGCTCGCGCCACCGCCACGCTGGACAGCCCGTTCGGCCTGTCGGACTTCGTCAGCCTGAATGCCAACAGCACGCTGGAAAACCCGGCTCATCGCTATAACCGCGCCTATACCCTGCTCTATTCGCTGCCGTACGGCGCGTTCACCTTCAGCGGATTCGCCAGCTTCTCGTCCTATGAGAACCACCAGCAGCTGCCGCACAACATGGTCAAACTGCACGGCCAGACCCAGCAGTACGGTCTGCGCAGCGACTACGTGTTTTACCGCGATCACGATCAGATAGACAGCCTGAGCGGTCAGTTGACCTACAAGCGCATCGACAACTACTTCGAAAGCGTGCGCCTCGAGGTCAGCAGCCCCACCCTGACCCTGGCCGAACTGAGCGCCAGCCACCTGCAAATTCTGCCCAACGGGGTGTTCAGCGCCAACCTCAGCGTCGAACAGGGCCTGCCGTGGCTGGGGGCCGGTCGCCACCCAAGCTCGGTGCACCTCGACAGCCAGTTCACCAAAGGCAAGCTGTTCGCCAACCTCAGCCAGCGCCTCCAACTGGGTGACGCCACCTATCAGCTCAACAACCTGTTCTACGGCCAGTACAGCCGCGACCCGCTGCCCGGCGTGGAATGGCTGAGCCTTACCGATCGCAGCGCCGTACGCGGCTTCAGCCGCAGCACCCAGTCCGGCGACAACGGCTGGTATCTGCAGAACACGCTGTCGCGCAGCTTCAATCTGGGCGCCACCACGCTGACGCCGCGCCTCGGCGCCGACGTCGGCCGCATTTTGCCGCGCCAGGACAGCTCGGGGTGGCGCAGCAGCGCCGGCCTGAGCAGCGGCGCCACGTTGCGCTATCGGCAAACGCTGGTCGATCTCGAGGTCAGCCGCGGCTGGATCTTGTCGAATCACGCCACGCCGGAAGATCCCGTTCAGGTACTGGCGCGCTTTTCTTACACCTTTTAA
- a CDS encoding hemagglutinin repeat-containing protein translates to MKNNNFRLSAAGKLAAALAIILAASTGAYAAEIVAANGANGPGVSTAATGAQVVDIVAPNGNGLSHNQYQDFNVNQPGAVLNNSREAGLSQLAGQLGANPNLGGREASVILNEVIGRNPSLLHGQQEIFGMAADYVLANPNGISCQGCGFINTSRSSLVVGNPLVENGLLQGYSTLDNRNTLSLNGTLNASGVLDLIAPKIDSRGDVIVQDFTHRNGSVTPAAINAISGLNRVARDGKVLASVQPTTALDSYYLGSMQAGRINIINTAQGSGVKLAGTLAAGDELKVKAYDIRSESRVDDASSNRNGGENYQNYRGGIYVNDRSSGQKLTRTELKGKNISLVADNHAHLTATDIRGEDIMLQGGKLTLDGQQLKQTQGHTDDRWFYSWQYDVTREREQQQQAGSTVAASGNAKLVSTREDVNLLGANISADRALSVKAARDVHLAGLVEKDKSTERGYQRNHTSSLRTGSWSSSDESESLKASELRSQGELTLKAGRNVSTQGAKVHAQRDLTIDADNQIQVGVQKTANAKAVRDDKTSWGGIGGGDNKNNSNRREVSHASELTSDGTLRLNGQQGVTLTGSKARGKEAGLVTATQGGLRIDNALSTTVDKIDARTGTAFNITSSSHKADNSYQSSTASELKSDTNLKLVSRKDTDVIGSQVASGGELSVTSQTGNINVKAAEQQQKIDEQKTALTVNGYAKEAGDKQYRAGLRIEHTRDSEKATRTENHGATLSGGSVKLEADKDVIFSGSKLVADKGDASVSGNKVSFLAADDKTTSNTEQTKIGGGFYYTGGIDKLGSGVEAGYENSKTQAQSSKAVTSGSDVKGNLAVNARDKLTQQGAQHSVGGAYKENAAGVDHLAAADTASSSTTKTDVGVNIGANVDYSAVTRPVERAVGKAAKLDATGVINDIGGIGAPNVGLDIGAQGGSSEKRSSSSQAVVSSVKAGSIDINATGEVRDQGTQYQASKGAVTLTADSHRSEAATNRQEEQSRDTRGSAGVRVYTSTGSDLTVDAKGEGSTQRSNSNASQAVTGSIDAASGINVNVKQDAVYQGTALNGGSGKTTVNAGGDIRFDQASDKQSESHSGFNVKASAKGGFTADSKNFGAGFGGGANNGESDSSTAQVGNVSGQQGVELKAGRDLTLKGTDVKSQGDITLSAGNKVALQAAESTQTRKENKLSGNIDLGAGSSDSKEKTGGSLSAGGAFDIAKVNESATERQGATLASDGKVTLSANGKGDDALHLQGAKVSGSSAALEAKNGGILLESAKNEQHKDNWSLGIKANAKGGQTFNKDAGGKVDPNTGKDTHTLGAGLKVGVEQQDKTTHANTGITAGDVALNSGKDTRLAGARVDADSVQGKVGGDLRVESRKDVEKGVKVDVDAGLSHSNDPGSSITSKLSKVGTPRYAGKVKEKLDAGVNKVADATTDKYNSVARRLDPQQDTTGAVSFSKADGKVTLPATPAGEKPQGPLWDRGARTVGGAVKDSITGPAGRQGQLKVNADVVNNNAVGEQSAITGKHGVALQVGGQTQLTGGEIRSQQGKVELGGSKVSQQDVSGQRYQGGGRVDAAATVGGLLGGAAKQSVDGNVPFVSGHASTQQADAKAGVFSGK, encoded by the coding sequence ATGAAAAATAATAACTTCAGGCTTTCAGCAGCGGGCAAACTGGCCGCCGCACTGGCGATTATTCTCGCCGCTTCCACCGGCGCCTACGCCGCGGAGATCGTGGCAGCCAATGGCGCCAACGGCCCCGGCGTTTCCACCGCCGCGACCGGCGCGCAGGTGGTCGACATCGTCGCGCCGAACGGCAACGGGCTGTCGCACAACCAATACCAGGACTTTAACGTCAACCAGCCCGGCGCTGTGCTGAACAACTCCCGCGAGGCGGGGCTGTCGCAGCTGGCCGGCCAACTGGGCGCCAACCCCAATCTGGGCGGACGCGAAGCCAGCGTGATCCTCAACGAAGTGATCGGCCGTAACCCTTCTCTGCTGCACGGCCAGCAAGAGATCTTCGGCATGGCGGCCGACTACGTGCTGGCCAACCCGAACGGCATCAGCTGCCAGGGTTGCGGATTCATCAACACCAGCCGCTCCTCGCTGGTGGTCGGCAACCCGCTGGTGGAGAACGGCCTGCTGCAGGGCTACAGCACTCTGGATAATCGCAATACCCTGAGCCTCAACGGCACCCTGAACGCCAGCGGCGTGCTGGATCTGATCGCACCGAAGATAGACAGCCGCGGTGACGTGATCGTGCAAGACTTCACCCATCGCAACGGCAGCGTGACGCCGGCGGCGATCAACGCCATCAGCGGGCTTAACCGCGTGGCGCGCGACGGCAAGGTGCTGGCCAGCGTACAGCCGACCACCGCGCTGGACAGCTATTACCTCGGCAGCATGCAGGCCGGGCGCATTAACATCATCAACACCGCACAGGGCAGCGGCGTGAAGCTGGCCGGCACGCTGGCCGCCGGCGACGAGCTCAAGGTGAAAGCCTACGATATTCGCAGCGAAAGCCGCGTTGACGACGCCAGCAGCAACCGCAACGGCGGCGAGAACTACCAGAACTACCGTGGCGGCATCTACGTCAACGACCGCAGCAGCGGTCAGAAGCTGACCCGCACCGAGCTGAAAGGCAAGAACATCAGTCTGGTGGCGGATAACCATGCGCACCTCACCGCCACCGATATTCGCGGCGAAGACATCATGCTGCAGGGCGGCAAGCTGACGCTCGACGGTCAGCAGCTGAAACAGACCCAGGGCCACACCGACGACCGCTGGTTCTACTCCTGGCAATACGACGTCACCCGTGAGCGCGAGCAGCAGCAACAGGCAGGCAGCACCGTCGCCGCCAGCGGCAACGCCAAACTCGTCAGTACCCGGGAAGACGTGAACCTGTTGGGTGCCAACATCAGCGCCGACCGTGCTCTGAGCGTCAAAGCGGCGCGCGACGTGCACCTCGCCGGGCTGGTGGAGAAGGATAAGTCCACCGAGCGCGGCTATCAGCGCAACCACACTTCCAGCCTGCGCACCGGCAGCTGGAGCAGCAGCGATGAAAGCGAAAGCCTGAAGGCCAGCGAACTGCGTAGCCAGGGCGAACTGACGTTGAAAGCCGGTCGCAATGTCTCCACACAGGGCGCCAAGGTCCACGCCCAGCGCGATCTGACGATCGATGCAGACAACCAGATCCAGGTCGGGGTGCAGAAAACCGCCAACGCCAAAGCGGTGCGCGATGACAAAACCTCCTGGGGCGGCATCGGCGGCGGCGACAACAAAAACAACAGCAACCGTCGCGAGGTCAGCCACGCTTCCGAGCTGACCAGCGACGGCACCCTGCGCCTGAACGGCCAGCAGGGCGTCACCCTCACCGGCAGCAAGGCGCGCGGCAAGGAAGCCGGCCTGGTCACCGCCACGCAGGGCGGCCTGCGCATCGACAACGCGCTGAGCACCACCGTGGACAAAATCGACGCGCGCACCGGCACCGCCTTCAACATCACCAGCAGTTCGCACAAGGCCGACAACAGCTACCAGAGCAGCACCGCCAGCGAGCTGAAGTCTGATACCAACCTGAAGCTGGTCAGCCGTAAGGATACCGACGTCATCGGCAGCCAGGTCGCCAGCGGCGGCGAGCTGAGCGTGACGTCGCAGACCGGCAACATCAACGTCAAGGCCGCCGAACAGCAGCAAAAAATCGATGAGCAGAAGACCGCGCTTACCGTCAACGGCTACGCCAAAGAGGCCGGCGACAAGCAATACCGCGCCGGTTTGCGCATCGAACACACCCGCGACAGCGAGAAAGCCACCCGCACCGAAAACCACGGCGCCACCCTCAGCGGCGGCAGCGTGAAGCTCGAGGCGGACAAGGACGTGATCTTCAGCGGCTCCAAACTGGTCGCCGACAAAGGCGACGCCAGCGTCAGCGGCAACAAGGTTTCGTTCCTGGCGGCCGACGATAAAACCACCTCGAACACCGAGCAGACCAAGATCGGCGGCGGTTTCTACTACACCGGCGGCATCGACAAGCTCGGCAGCGGCGTGGAAGCCGGCTACGAGAACAGCAAAACGCAGGCGCAGAGCAGCAAGGCGGTCACCTCCGGCAGCGACGTCAAAGGCAACCTGGCTGTCAACGCCCGCGACAAGCTGACCCAGCAAGGCGCGCAGCACAGCGTCGGCGGCGCCTACAAAGAGAACGCCGCCGGCGTCGATCATTTGGCCGCCGCCGACACCGCCAGCAGCAGCACCACCAAAACCGACGTCGGCGTGAACATCGGCGCCAACGTCGATTACAGCGCCGTGACCCGCCCGGTCGAGCGCGCGGTCGGCAAGGCGGCCAAGCTGGACGCCACCGGCGTCATCAACGACATCGGCGGCATCGGCGCGCCTAACGTGGGCCTGGATATCGGCGCTCAGGGCGGCAGCAGCGAAAAACGCAGCAGCAGCTCGCAGGCGGTGGTCAGCTCGGTGAAAGCCGGCAGCATCGACATCAACGCCACAGGCGAAGTGCGCGATCAGGGCACGCAGTATCAGGCGAGCAAAGGCGCGGTCACGCTGACGGCGGACAGCCACCGCAGCGAAGCCGCGACGAACCGCCAGGAAGAGCAGAGCCGCGACACCCGCGGCAGCGCCGGCGTGCGCGTCTACACCTCCACCGGCAGCGATCTGACCGTAGACGCCAAGGGCGAAGGCAGCACCCAGCGCAGCAACAGCAACGCCAGCCAGGCGGTGACCGGCTCGATCGATGCCGCGAGCGGCATCAACGTCAACGTGAAACAAGACGCGGTCTATCAGGGCACCGCGCTGAACGGCGGCAGCGGTAAAACCACCGTCAACGCCGGCGGCGATATCCGCTTTGATCAGGCCAGCGACAAACAGAGCGAGAGCCACAGCGGCTTTAACGTCAAAGCCTCGGCGAAGGGCGGTTTCACCGCCGACAGTAAAAACTTCGGCGCCGGGTTCGGCGGCGGCGCCAACAACGGCGAAAGCGACAGCAGCACCGCGCAGGTCGGCAACGTCAGCGGCCAACAGGGCGTGGAACTGAAGGCGGGCCGCGATCTGACGCTTAAAGGCACCGACGTCAAAAGCCAGGGCGACATCACCCTGAGCGCGGGCAACAAGGTCGCGCTGCAGGCGGCGGAATCGACCCAAACGCGTAAGGAGAACAAGCTGTCCGGCAATATCGATCTGGGCGCCGGCAGCAGCGACAGCAAGGAAAAAACCGGCGGCAGCCTCTCCGCCGGCGGCGCCTTCGACATCGCCAAGGTGAATGAGTCCGCGACCGAACGCCAGGGCGCCACTCTCGCCTCAGACGGCAAGGTCACCCTGTCCGCCAACGGCAAAGGCGATGACGCGCTGCATCTGCAGGGCGCCAAGGTCAGCGGCAGCAGCGCCGCGCTCGAGGCGAAAAACGGCGGCATCCTGCTGGAGTCCGCCAAGAACGAGCAGCACAAGGACAATTGGAGCCTGGGCATTAAAGCCAACGCCAAAGGCGGCCAAACGTTCAATAAGGACGCCGGCGGCAAGGTCGATCCGAACACCGGCAAAGACACCCATACGCTGGGCGCCGGTCTGAAGGTCGGCGTGGAACAGCAGGATAAAACCACCCACGCCAACACCGGCATCACCGCGGGCGACGTGGCGCTCAACAGCGGTAAGGACACCCGCCTCGCCGGGGCGCGCGTCGATGCCGACAGCGTACAGGGCAAGGTGGGCGGCGATCTGCGCGTTGAAAGCCGCAAGGACGTCGAGAAAGGCGTGAAGGTGGATGTGGATGCCGGGCTGAGCCACAGCAACGATCCGGGCAGCAGCATCACCTCCAAGCTGTCGAAGGTGGGCACGCCACGCTACGCCGGTAAGGTGAAAGAGAAACTGGACGCCGGGGTGAACAAAGTGGCCGACGCCACCACCGACAAGTACAACAGCGTGGCGCGCCGCCTCGATCCGCAGCAGGACACCACTGGCGCGGTCAGCTTCAGCAAGGCCGACGGCAAAGTGACGCTGCCGGCAACGCCGGCCGGCGAGAAACCGCAGGGCCCGCTGTGGGATCGCGGTGCACGCACCGTCGGCGGCGCGGTGAAAGACAGCATCACCGGGCCGGCGGGTCGCCAGGGACAGCTCAAGGTCAATGCCGACGTGGTGAACAACAACGCGGTCGGTGAGCAGTCGGCGATTACCGGTAAGCACGGCGTGGCGCTGCAGGTCGGCGGCCAAACCCAACTGACCGGCGGCGAGATCCGCAGCCAGCAGGGCAAGGTGGAACTGGGCGGCAGCAAGGTCAGCCAGCAGGACGTCAGCGGCCAACGCTATCAGGGCGGCGGCCGCGTCGATGCGGCCGCCACGGTAGGCGGGCTGTTAGGCGGCGCGGCGAAGCAAAGCGTCGACGGCAACGTACCGTTCGTCAGCGGCCATGCTTCAACTCAGCAGGCGGACGCCAAAGCCGGCGTGTTCAGCGGCAAATAA
- a CDS encoding Na/Pi cotransporter family protein, whose translation MLTLLHLLSSVALLVWGTHIVRTGIMRVYGANLRRVLSDSVEKKPLAFVSGIGVTALVQSSNATALLVTSFVAQGLVGLAPALVIMLGADVGTALMARVLTFDLSWLSPLLILVGVFLFLSRKQMRIGQIGRVLIGLGLIVLALELIVAAATPITQAAGVKVLFSSLTGDVMLDALTGALFAIVSYSSLAAVLLTATLTATGVISLKVALCLVIGANLGSGLLAMINASGQNAAGRRVALGSLLFKLVGCVLVLPFVSYLADVMAQLPGGSEELVIYFHVFYNLIRCLVMIPLAGPMATLCERLIVDVAADDPRMRPRHLDASALDTPTLALANAARETLRMGDVVEHMMILQREVLHGKQGVDKEVRRLDDDVDVLYTAIKLYLAQIQKEDLGEEDSRRWAEIIEMALNLEQAGDIIERMAGDVGAKSHAARRAFSAEGLAELDGLHERLIGNLRLGLSVFLSGDVTSAKRLRRSKHRFRILDRRYAHAHVDRLHQQNVQSIETSSLHLGLLGDMKRLNSLFCAVAYNVLDQDAKDDDRDWEDTPSTL comes from the coding sequence GTGCTGACCCTTCTTCACCTGCTTTCCTCCGTGGCGCTGTTGGTGTGGGGTACCCACATCGTGCGCACCGGGATCATGCGGGTTTACGGCGCCAATCTGCGGCGCGTGTTGAGCGACAGCGTTGAGAAAAAGCCGCTGGCGTTCGTTTCCGGCATCGGCGTGACCGCGCTGGTGCAAAGCAGCAACGCCACGGCGCTGCTGGTGACCTCTTTCGTCGCGCAGGGGCTGGTGGGGCTGGCGCCTGCGCTAGTGATCATGCTCGGCGCCGACGTCGGCACCGCGCTGATGGCGCGCGTGCTGACCTTCGATCTTTCCTGGCTGTCGCCGCTGCTGATCCTGGTCGGCGTCTTCCTGTTCCTCAGCCGCAAGCAGATGCGGATCGGCCAGATCGGGCGCGTCTTGATCGGCCTTGGGCTGATCGTGTTGGCGCTGGAGCTGATCGTGGCCGCCGCCACGCCGATCACGCAGGCGGCCGGGGTAAAAGTGCTGTTCTCGTCGCTGACCGGCGACGTGATGCTGGACGCCCTGACCGGCGCGCTGTTCGCCATCGTCAGTTATTCCAGCCTGGCGGCGGTGCTGCTGACCGCCACCCTGACCGCCACCGGCGTGATCTCGCTGAAGGTGGCGCTCTGCCTGGTGATTGGCGCCAATCTCGGCAGCGGCCTGTTGGCGATGATCAACGCCAGCGGCCAGAACGCCGCCGGGCGGCGCGTGGCGCTCGGTAGCCTGCTGTTCAAGCTGGTGGGCTGCGTGCTGGTGCTGCCGTTCGTCTCCTATCTGGCAGACGTGATGGCGCAATTGCCGGGCGGCAGCGAAGAGCTGGTGATCTACTTCCACGTGTTCTACAACCTGATCCGTTGTCTGGTGATGATCCCGCTGGCCGGACCGATGGCGACGCTGTGCGAACGGCTGATCGTCGACGTGGCCGCCGACGATCCGCGCATGCGTCCGCGCCATCTGGACGCCAGCGCGCTGGATACGCCGACGCTGGCGCTGGCCAACGCGGCGCGCGAAACGCTGCGGATGGGCGACGTGGTGGAACACATGATGATCCTGCAGCGCGAAGTGCTGCACGGCAAGCAAGGCGTGGATAAAGAAGTGCGGCGCCTCGACGATGACGTCGACGTGCTGTATACCGCCATCAAGCTGTATCTGGCGCAGATCCAGAAGGAAGACCTGGGTGAGGAAGACTCGCGCCGCTGGGCGGAGATCATCGAAATGGCGCTTAACCTGGAACAGGCGGGCGACATCATCGAACGCATGGCCGGCGACGTGGGCGCCAAGTCGCACGCCGCGCGCCGCGCCTTCTCGGCGGAAGGGTTGGCGGAGCTGGACGGGCTGCACGAACGGCTGATCGGCAACCTGCGCCTGGGGCTGTCGGTGTTCCTGTCCGGCGACGTCACCAGCGCCAAGCGCCTGCGCCGTTCCAAGCACCGCTTCCGTATTCTGGATCGCCGCTACGCGCACGCGCACGTCGATCGTTTGCACCAGCAAAACGTGCAGAGTATCGAGACCAGTTCGTTGCATTTGGGATTGTTGGGGGACATGAAGCGTTTGAACTCGCTGTTCTGCGCCGTGGCTTACAACGTGTTGGACCAGGATGCCAAGGATGACGATCGCGACTGGGAAGACACCCCGAGCACGCTGTAA
- a CDS encoding ABC transporter ATP-binding protein: MAYLNVTRLNKHYGQTQVFQDIDFTAEEGEFVTLLGPSGCGKSTLLRCLAGLTPVDSGHILLQGQDLVPLAPQKRGIGMVFQSYALFPNMTVEGNVAFGLKMQKLAAGQIGQRVQEVLALVELSDLAKRYPHQLSGGQCQRVALARSLVTRPRLLLLDEPLSALDARIRKHLREQIRRIQRELNLTAIFVTHDQEEALTLSDRIVLMNKGQIVQSGDAETLYTQPADAFAAGFIGNYNLLTAEQAAQLTGRSYAGKVAIRPESIGLLPAGQGIDGVILGHSLLGNVVRYRIQVRGVELLVDVLNRSVADLRPDGAEIGLHLEPVVLREVA, from the coding sequence ATGGCTTATCTCAACGTCACCCGCCTGAACAAACACTATGGCCAGACCCAGGTGTTTCAGGATATCGATTTCACCGCCGAAGAGGGGGAGTTCGTCACCCTGCTGGGGCCGAGCGGCTGCGGCAAATCGACGCTGCTGCGCTGCCTGGCCGGCCTGACCCCGGTCGACAGCGGGCACATTTTGCTGCAGGGCCAGGATCTGGTGCCGCTGGCGCCGCAAAAGCGCGGCATCGGCATGGTGTTCCAAAGCTATGCGCTGTTTCCCAATATGACGGTGGAAGGCAACGTGGCCTTCGGCCTGAAAATGCAGAAGCTGGCGGCCGGGCAGATCGGCCAGCGGGTGCAGGAGGTGCTGGCGCTGGTGGAGCTGAGCGATCTGGCGAAGCGCTATCCGCATCAGCTGTCGGGCGGCCAGTGTCAGCGTGTGGCGCTGGCGCGATCGCTGGTCACCCGTCCGCGTCTGCTGCTGCTCGACGAACCGCTGTCGGCGCTGGATGCGCGCATCCGCAAACACCTGCGCGAGCAGATCCGGCGCATTCAGCGCGAGCTGAACCTGACGGCGATCTTCGTCACCCACGATCAGGAAGAGGCGTTGACCCTGTCGGATCGCATCGTGCTGATGAACAAGGGGCAGATCGTGCAGAGCGGCGATGCGGAAACCCTGTATACCCAGCCGGCGGATGCCTTCGCCGCCGGGTTTATCGGTAACTATAACCTGCTGACCGCCGAACAGGCCGCCCAGCTGACCGGGCGCAGCTATGCCGGCAAGGTGGCGATCCGCCCTGAATCGATTGGCCTGTTGCCGGCCGGGCAGGGGATCGACGGGGTGATCCTGGGCCACAGTTTGCTCGGGAATGTGGTACGCTATCGGATTCAGGTTCGCGGTGTAGAATTGCTGGTTGACGTGCTAAACCGGTCGGTGGCCGACCTGCGGCCCGACGGCGCGGAAATTGGGCTACACTTGGAACCTGTTGTATTGCGGGAAGTTGCATGA
- a CDS encoding ABC transporter permease translates to MSHAERLYHRTVTGLLLLILLLPLAATLIYALATQWGATILPDGFTLKWLTALWNDPRFLQALWHSLLICFGTLLLSVVVILPAMFVIAYYFPKLDAVMNVLILLPFAVPPVVSAVGLMQLFAADPLPLLGTPWILVGCYFTIALPFIYRAISNNMQAINLRDLMDAAHLLGASTWQAALWVVLPNLRKGGMIAVLLSFSFLIGEFVFANLLVGSQYETLQVYLFNMRNGSGHFTSALVISYFAVVLLVTWLANLLNKNKG, encoded by the coding sequence ATGTCGCATGCTGAACGCCTGTACCATCGCACGGTGACCGGCCTGCTGCTGCTGATCCTGCTGCTGCCGTTGGCGGCGACGCTGATTTATGCGCTGGCCACCCAGTGGGGGGCCACCATTTTGCCGGACGGTTTTACCCTGAAGTGGCTGACGGCGCTGTGGAACGACCCGCGCTTTTTGCAGGCACTGTGGCACTCGCTGCTGATCTGTTTCGGCACGCTGCTGCTGTCGGTGGTGGTGATCCTGCCGGCGATGTTTGTGATCGCTTACTACTTCCCCAAGCTGGACGCGGTGATGAACGTACTGATTCTGCTGCCGTTCGCCGTGCCGCCGGTGGTGTCGGCGGTGGGGCTGATGCAGCTGTTCGCCGCCGATCCGCTGCCGCTGCTCGGCACTCCGTGGATTTTAGTGGGCTGCTATTTCACCATCGCGCTGCCGTTTATCTACCGCGCCATCAGCAATAACATGCAGGCGATCAACCTGCGCGATCTGATGGACGCCGCGCACCTGCTCGGCGCCAGTACCTGGCAGGCGGCGCTGTGGGTGGTACTGCCGAACCTGCGAAAGGGCGGAATGATCGCCGTGCTGCTGTCGTTCTCGTTCCTGATCGGCGAGTTCGTGTTCGCCAACCTGCTGGTGGGCAGCCAGTATGAAACGCTGCAGGTTTACCTGTTCAACATGCGCAACGGCAGCGGGCATTTCACCAGCGCGCTGGTCATCTCCTATTTCGCCGTGGTGCTGCTCGTCACCTGGCTGGCGAACCTGCTGAATAAAAACAAGGGTTAA
- a CDS encoding ABC transporter permease codes for MNGKTKWIAALCLLPFIVLFGAFQIAPLVWIAVHSFFSESSGWGWGNYVDILTSPFYLQAFQFSLEISLWSSVYGLLIALVGSYSLRQLGQTRFHDFVMSFTNMTSNFAGVPLAFAFVILLGLNGCLTLLLRKYGLMESFNLYSKSGLIVLYTYFQIPLGVLLLYPAFDALRADWRESAALLGAGPWRYWRHIGLPVLAPALMGTFVILLANALGAYATVYALTTGNFNVIPIRISALVAGDISLDPNLASALAMLLVVMMAFITVIHQWMLRRSYLNARS; via the coding sequence ATGAACGGCAAAACCAAATGGATCGCCGCGCTGTGCCTGTTGCCGTTTATCGTGCTGTTCGGCGCGTTTCAGATCGCCCCGCTGGTGTGGATCGCCGTTCACAGCTTTTTCAGCGAGAGCAGCGGCTGGGGCTGGGGCAACTATGTCGATATCCTCACCTCGCCGTTCTACCTGCAGGCCTTTCAGTTCTCGCTGGAGATCTCGCTGTGGTCGAGCGTCTACGGCTTGCTGATTGCGTTAGTGGGCAGTTACTCGCTGCGCCAGCTCGGCCAGACCCGATTTCATGACTTCGTGATGTCGTTCACCAACATGACCAGCAACTTCGCCGGGGTGCCGCTGGCGTTCGCCTTCGTCATCCTGCTGGGGCTGAACGGTTGCCTGACGCTGCTGCTGCGCAAATACGGTCTGATGGAGAGTTTCAACCTCTATTCGAAGAGCGGCCTGATCGTGCTGTATACCTACTTCCAGATCCCGCTGGGGGTGCTGTTGCTGTATCCGGCGTTCGACGCGCTGCGCGCCGACTGGCGCGAGTCGGCGGCGCTGCTCGGCGCCGGCCCCTGGCGCTATTGGCGGCATATCGGCCTGCCGGTGCTGGCGCCGGCGCTGATGGGCACCTTTGTCATCCTGTTGGCCAACGCGCTGGGCGCCTACGCTACGGTCTACGCGCTGACCACCGGCAACTTCAACGTGATCCCGATCCGTATCTCGGCGCTGGTGGCGGGGGACATCTCCCTCGATCCGAACCTGGCCAGCGCGCTGGCGATGCTGCTGGTGGTGATGATGGCGTTTATCACGGTGATCCACCAATGGATGCTGCGCAGGAGCTACCTCAATGCGCGCTCGTAA